In a single window of the Penaeus monodon isolate SGIC_2016 chromosome 3, NSTDA_Pmon_1, whole genome shotgun sequence genome:
- the LOC119597795 gene encoding protein bunched, class 2/F/G isoform-like, with protein sequence MASNMSDHSNQRMDKSRTTNNVINLTTSETLRLDGDRTNLHLQAEGGGVTPGFQKKKNSSFQITSITSRLSNDGGEDSADDTEDISDIMDSSKGPDFDQETPSFSEDYSKSEEVFFGPAPVIPTSSQYGITALVQQTGSGGVMTARLPQGVTVNVTEGGIALAKADGESDDVDHWQNRFKIVKIDSNEPFKRGRWICLDFMDSPAVSAANSQKKDDSNVVVNSVGQKEPDVGDNQPQTVVQLTVPLQQQTHAGQAQSHSVPAQYQVPHSSQASTPMVPSQPAQSSGVPMQSTQHISGSAAPQGQSTLQYTPQGAQMQGQLQPPMSQGYQTTSQTPQGSVHPSPSAQTPPQAQTTLQQPQMQQSSLPPQTLQQSAASQPNVQPTMQAPKTSLQPGAVSQATMQQGMVPGSSHAQQPQHQPGQPQSSMPQPSMNTQSIPQQGIPGQNVTIPQSVPQTTVMGQPGIPTQSLQPTVISSLPTQGVSMGQPVVTHPGVPPQPVMSQPQQGVAQQTHPPQSVPPQTLGQSPVVQSGPSPQQINQGLTSKTIPGAQQMQVPSSQQMPTTQMSSNIGQAGIINQATMGTPQQITAGAPQPSVQTSQAPPVSHGSHPGTGAAPTPATTPAQPQSHLSMGASGVQPTSVDQPSQQQQPQPPTNLDGIPAVQPTDDASNATPPAPGQPDDSER encoded by the coding sequence ATGGCATCCAATATGAGTGATCATAGCAATCAAAGAATGGATAAATCACGCACTACTAACAATGTGATAAACCTCACCACCAGTGAAACGTTGAGGCTCGATGGAGACCGGACAAACTTGCACCTGCAGGCCGAGGGTGGTGGTGTCACTCCAGGGttccaaaagaagaaaaactcaTCTTTTCAAATTACCAGTATCACTTCCCGGTtaagtaatgatggtggtgaagatagTGCTGATGATACGGAAGACATTTCTGACATCATGGATAGCTCTAAGGGTCCTGACTTCGACCAGGAGACGCCCAGCTTCTCAGAAGATTACTCAAAGTCGGAGGAAGTGTTCTTCGGGCCAGCACCAGTGATTCCTACGAGCTCCCAGTACGGCATTACTGCGTTGGTACAGCAGACGGGTTCTGGCGGTGTAATGACGGCCAGGTTACCTCAGGGAGTCACTGTCAACGTCACGGAAGGTGGCATTGCTTTAGCAAAGGCTGATGGTGAATCGGATGATGTCGACCATTGGCAAAATAggtttaaaattgttaaaatagaTTCTAATGAACCTTTTAAACGTGGAAGATGGATCTGTTTGGATTTCATGGACTCTCCTGCAGTAAGTGCAGCTAATAGTCAAAAGAAAGATGATTCTAATGTGGTTGTTAATAGTGTTGGCCAGAAGGAGCCAGATGTTGGGGATAATCAGCCACAAACGGTTGTACAGTTAACTGTACCACTGCAGCAACAAACCCACGCAGGACAAGCTCAGTCTCACTCTGTGCCTGCTCAGTATCAGGTACCTCATTCTTCCCAGGCATCCACGCCTATGGTACCATCACAACCAGCTCAGAGCAGCGGGGTTCCCATGCAGTCTACACAACATATCTCTGGTTCAGCCGCCCCTCAGGGCCAAAGTACTTTGCAATATACACCGCAAGGTGCCCAAATGCAAGGACAGTTGCAGCCGCCCATGTCCCAGGGTTACCAGACTACAAGCCAGACTCCTCAGGGGTCagttcatccctctccttctgctcAGACGCCCCCACAAGCCCAGACCACATTGCAACAGCCCCAGATGCAACAGTCAAGCCTCCCACCACAAACCTTACAGCAGTCAGCAGCATCCCAGCCAAATGTACAGCCTACCATGCAAGCTCCCAAGACATCGCTTCAGCCTGGAGCTGTATCTCAGGCAACTATGCAGCAGGGCATGGTGCCTGGGAGCTCTCACGCTCAGCAACCACAGCACCAGCCTGGGCAACCACAGTCCAGTATGCCACAACCCTCCATGAACACTCAGAGTATTCCACAGCAAGGGATTCCAGGCCAGAATGTCACCATTCCACAAAGTGTTCCTCAGACAACTGTGATGGGTCAGCCAGGTATCCCAACACAATCCCTTCAGCCAACTGTAATCAGTAGCCTCCCAACACAGGGTGTCAGTATGGGCCAGCCTGTTGTGACTCACCCTGGGGTTCCACCACAGCCTGTGATGAGCCAGCCTCAACAGGGGGTGGCACAACAAACCCATCCACCACAGAGTGTGCCTCCACAAACATTAGGTCAGTCTCCAGTGGTCCAAAGTGGGCCATCACCACAGCAAATAAACCAGGGTCTGACTTCAAAAACGATCCCCGGAGCGCAACAGATGCAGGTGCCTAGTTCACAGCAGATGCCTACAACGCAAATGAGCAGTAATATAGGTCAAGCAGGAATTATTAATCAAGCAACAATGGGAACACCTCAGCAAATAACAGCAGGCGCTCCTCAGCCAAGTGTCCAAACCTCACAGGCCCCACCAGTTAGCCATGGCTCTCACCCAGGCACAGGTGCTGCACCCACACCTGCCACTACCCCAGCTCAACCCCAGTCTCATCTTAGTATGGGTGCTTCTGGTGTGCAACCAACATCTGTGGACCAGCCATCTCAGCAACAGCAGCCTCAGCCACCTACAAATTTAGATGGTATACCTGCAGTCCAACCCACTGATGATGCCTCCAATGCTACGCCTCCAGCCCCAGGACAACCAGACGACTCAGAAAGGTAA